Proteins co-encoded in one Nicotiana sylvestris chromosome 7, ASM39365v2, whole genome shotgun sequence genomic window:
- the LOC138874019 gene encoding uncharacterized protein has protein sequence MESSREILTVELGETEQSRDDLVVYVADLNETIANLELEKKALNEKIASVENERDDLMVVVVDLKETIDDLSNKKQSLEEKITSTEEERDDFLVICADLEETIEGLNREHINVSLGKGKKVASESHILLEKELTIVKTSLCKELERNQQLQAELEKVRVQCAQKNKAFTHRVTTSKGPGSSERKQTAMDCGQWMLKARNIMNFFSLKALQEGNVNTHDDHRSQRHSYEQQGGELLKSCSKDCFGIRFLYLSKYYDLIKDHTRSLTPRVLEAPEDDFDQYLNTSMLDSMTLKESPEKEATHNIMVISAKSLMDEGAYLSSEYQGEDLTFLGDKSKRSVKIRKKRKINPKDFIKSVPVNQIDKDASREPGSLVQQSMIIKENIEE, from the exons ATGGAATCTAGCAG GGAGATCTTGACTGTAGAACTAGGGGAGaccgaacaatctagagatgatctagtgGTCTATGTAGCGGACTTAAATGAaaccatagctaatcttgaatTAGAAAAGAAGGCCCTGAATGAAAAAATAGCCAGTGTGGAGAATGAGAGAGACGACctgatggtagtagttgttgatctaaaagaaacaatagaTGATCTTAGCAATAAGAAACAGTCCTTAGAAGAAAAAATTACCTCCACTGAAGAGGAAAGGGATGACTTTTTAGTGATATGCGCtgatctagaggaaaccattgagggactcaatagagaacatatAAATGTAAGTCTTGGGAAAGGAAAGAAAGTAGCCAGTGAGTCGCACATCTTGCTCGAAAAGGAGTTAACTATTGTAAAAACCAGTCTTTGCAAAGAACTCGAGAGAAATCAGCAACTCCAAGCTGAGCTGGAGAAA GTCAGGGTTCAGTGTGCTCAGAAGAACAAAGCATTTACTCATAGAGTGACTACTAGCAAAGGACCAG GGAGTAGTGAGAGGAAGCAGACTGCGATGGACTGTGGACAGTGGATGCTTAAAGCACGCAACATCATGAATTTTTTCTCACTAAAAGCCTTGcaggaagggaat gtaaacacacatgacgatcatagaagccAAAGGCACAGTTATGAACAGCAAGGAGGGGAGCTGCTAAAATCTTGTTCAAAAGATTGCTTTGGCATCAGGTTCCTGTATCtaag TAAATATTACGATCTCATCAAAGACCACACAAGAAGTCTCACTCCTCGAGTATTAGAAGCCCCTGAGGATGATTTTGACCAGTACCTTAACACCTCTATGTTAGACTCAATGACTCTCAAggagtcaccagaaaaggaagcaaCTCATAACATTATGGTTATATCTGCTAAGAGTCTGATGGATGAAGGAGCTTATCTCTCCTCAGAGTATCAAGGTGAAGACTTAACATTCCTAGGAGAT aaaagtaagagAAGTGTCAAGATaaggaaaaagaggaaaataaatCCAAAAGATTTCATCAAGAGTGTGCCAGTAAATCAGATAGACAAAGATGCTTctagagaacctggttctttaGTGCAACAGTCTATGATAATTAAGGAAAATATTGAGGAATAG